ACTTTCAATTCCCTATATCGGGTTCCGAATTTACCTTTTCTTTTTCCTGGTTTTTAAGGTTTTTGGCATGATGAATCTGGAGGTTATCATGAAAATGGGTGGAATTTGCATAAAACTGATGATGTTTGCGTCAGCTGATGATGGGGTTGATGGTGAGTTTATTCGTGAAAAATTCGGCTATTGACGAGAAGATATGTAGACAATTTATAGTTTGATACTGGGTAAACTAATTGTGATTTATGTATTCATCAATTTTATTCATCGTTTCATCGAGATAGTTGAGCCATTACTTTCCCTTTTGGATTAGCTTGATATATGTGTTTTCTTCCTTCTATTCTTTCTTCAATGAGTCCGTTTGATAATAATTCTTTAATCGCTCTATATACTGATGGTTTTGGTTTATTTAGCTTTTTAGATAACTCTGTGAGATTTATTGCTTCATTTTCTATTATTGCCCTTAAAACTTGTAATGCAAAGTTTGAAAGGGAAATTTTTAGTGTCACATAACTAAGGAAGGAAAGGTTTAGTCTTTCTTTTAGGTCTTCTGTCCATATAAGAATTTCCAATCTTCTAGGTTCAATTGCTGCTATGGCTGAAATTAGTGTGATTATTCCTATAATCCTCATACCGCCACTAATATCTATGAGTATTTTATTTTCCTTTAAGTTGGAAAAGTATTTTACAAGTGTTTGGAAAGCTTCTTCAGGTTTTGAAAAATCGATTTCTAATGTCTCAAATGGTTTTTCTAAATATTCTGATAAGAACTTCTTTAATGTATCAATTGCCGAAATTGTTTTCTCGTTTTTATCGCTATTAATTATAGCTACAAACTTACTTGCTTTTTGACCTTGTTCTAATATTGTCTTGAATTGAAATTTTGTATCAAAACCTACTGTAAAAACTACGATGGTGTCAGTCATAATCATCAACTAACAATACAAGATAAATCGAAATCTAAAAAGTATTTCTTACTTTTAACTTCGCCTTTACAAGCTGAAAAATTATCTGCTAACATTAATAATTTTAAATATCTAGTGGCAATTATTGATGCTTTAACATGCAACGGCTTTGCTTCACTTAATAGGTAAATACGTTGTAGATGATCTTCAAAAATTTGTTTATAAATTGAAAAGTCCGTATTGTTTATAGTGTTTTGTGAATGCACATTGTTAATTATCGTATTAATGTGTATTTTAAATTCTGGAAAACCATCTTCTACATTGTTCATGGTTTCTTCCAACATAAAAGTTATTGCTTCAAAGATCTTTTCTTTAATATTTCCATTTCTATATCTTTTGTACACTTCATCTAAGTTATGTGATCCGATTATTCTCTCTTCTCCCATAGGTGTGTGATGCGCCAAGATAGTCGTATGTACACTTAATGCTATTAAATCATTTATGTTAAATCTATGCAGATCATAGTTTCTTTTTAACTTGTATTTGTCTGACACTAAATGTAAGAGTAGACTGGACATGATTTCATGGTGTGGAAAACTTGATGGGGACA
The DNA window shown above is from Candidatus Culexarchaeum yellowstonense and carries:
- the csa3 gene encoding CRISPR-associated CARF protein Csa3, whose translation is MTDTIVVFTVGFDTKFQFKTILEQGQKASKFVAIINSDKNEKTISAIDTLKKFLSEYLEKPFETLEIDFSKPEEAFQTLVKYFSNLKENKILIDISGGMRIIGIITLISAIAAIEPRRLEILIWTEDLKERLNLSFLSYVTLKISLSNFALQVLRAIIENEAINLTELSKKLNKPKPSVYRAIKELLSNGLIEERIEGRKHIYQANPKGKVMAQLSR